In a single window of the Leptospira barantonii genome:
- a CDS encoding sigma-70 family RNA polymerase sigma factor — protein MSAKKEIWEECSLLIGKAREGDSQSYEKFLRLVTGILRSYLVPRITNAEDREDLVQEILIGLHKARDSYRADRHPAPWVFAIARYKTIDYLRKKKVGDRTYTTDNLDFFASPEPLEEDEPEKAREILREWLNVLDERQKQILTHLKLDGMSVREVSERTGLSESNIKVITHRAVQKIRKHFSLDL, from the coding sequence ATGTCAGCTAAAAAAGAAATCTGGGAAGAATGTTCGCTCCTAATCGGCAAGGCCCGGGAAGGGGATTCGCAATCTTACGAAAAGTTTCTCCGTCTCGTGACCGGAATTCTCAGATCCTATCTCGTTCCCAGAATCACAAATGCGGAGGATCGAGAGGACTTGGTTCAAGAGATATTAATCGGACTTCATAAAGCGAGAGATTCTTACCGTGCCGACCGACATCCGGCTCCCTGGGTGTTTGCGATCGCTCGATACAAAACGATCGATTATCTTCGTAAGAAGAAAGTCGGAGACCGCACTTATACCACGGACAATCTGGACTTCTTCGCTTCTCCGGAACCTCTGGAAGAGGACGAGCCCGAAAAGGCGAGGGAAATCCTAAGGGAATGGTTGAACGTTCTGGACGAACGGCAAAAACAGATTCTCACCCACCTCAAACTGGACGGTATGAGCGTCCGAGAAGTTTCCGAACGAACCGGTCTTTCCGAATCCAACATAAAGGTCATAACGCACCGAGCGGTTCAAAAGATTCGAAAGCATTTTTCACTGGATCTCTGA
- the gshA gene encoding glutamate--cysteine ligase has protein sequence MKTKENTQAKIEEVSLELLLRHAVKAKHGLEKESMRVTPNGTLAHTPHPEHLGSSLTNHYIKTDFAEPQLEYATHPRPKIEANIRELQDLHIYTIRKLDNELIWPFSMPPILPEDENEIPLGQYGTSHSGKWKTIYRNGLGLRYGRRMQTISGVHYNFSFSNVFLRQYLGKEISNITKDEVSSLYLHVIRNFMRRVHYLTYLTGSSTVFDSTFLPNPGNLEFIKHKNFTMYSPYATSLRMSEIGYTSQVQDTLGIHYNSLEEYADRMRYAVSTPYPGYVSFSKEKEAQLNPNYLQIENEFYSPVRPKQVPKGDERPLDALLKRGIEYIEIRSLDIDPYSPVGVCRMNLAFTQLILLDSLLSPSPSISAEENAILKGNLNSVIWEGRNPELKLDVNGSKKNFQNAGAEYSESLRHYAKILDLHSGRRTYQEAIDFQIKKWKNPDKTPSGKLLCEILKRNIEFRDRGMELARENRRTLSYLEYSPGTLMKIEKESLRSFQEKEELEKKETKTCFPTVKLCNH, from the coding sequence TTGAAAACAAAAGAAAACACTCAAGCGAAGATCGAGGAAGTCTCTCTCGAACTTCTTCTTAGACACGCGGTAAAAGCCAAACACGGGCTTGAAAAAGAAAGTATGCGGGTCACTCCGAACGGAACGCTCGCACACACGCCGCATCCGGAACATCTGGGATCCAGTCTTACCAATCATTATATCAAAACCGATTTTGCGGAACCTCAATTGGAATACGCGACTCATCCTCGCCCTAAGATCGAAGCGAACATTCGTGAATTACAAGATTTGCATATATATACGATCCGCAAACTGGACAACGAACTCATTTGGCCTTTTAGTATGCCGCCGATTCTTCCCGAGGATGAAAACGAAATTCCTCTCGGTCAATACGGAACCTCGCATTCCGGTAAGTGGAAAACGATCTATCGAAACGGACTCGGTCTTCGTTACGGAAGAAGAATGCAGACGATTTCGGGAGTTCATTATAATTTCTCATTTTCGAACGTTTTTTTAAGACAGTATCTGGGAAAAGAAATTTCAAACATCACCAAAGACGAGGTTTCTTCCTTATATCTGCACGTGATTCGGAATTTTATGAGAAGGGTTCACTACCTTACGTATCTGACCGGTTCGTCCACCGTTTTTGATTCCACATTTTTGCCGAATCCGGGAAATCTTGAATTCATAAAACATAAGAATTTTACGATGTATTCTCCTTACGCGACTTCTCTAAGAATGAGCGAGATAGGTTATACGAGTCAGGTTCAGGATACATTAGGAATTCATTATAATTCTCTGGAAGAATACGCGGATCGTATGCGTTACGCCGTTTCGACCCCGTATCCGGGTTACGTTTCATTTTCAAAGGAAAAAGAAGCACAACTCAATCCGAATTATCTCCAGATCGAAAACGAGTTCTATTCTCCGGTCCGTCCGAAACAGGTTCCGAAGGGCGACGAACGTCCGTTAGACGCTCTTCTAAAAAGAGGAATCGAATACATCGAAATCCGTTCTTTGGACATCGATCCTTATTCTCCGGTGGGAGTTTGTAGGATGAATCTTGCGTTTACTCAGTTGATTCTTTTGGATTCTTTGCTCAGTCCTTCTCCTTCCATTTCCGCGGAAGAGAACGCGATTCTCAAGGGAAATCTGAACTCCGTGATCTGGGAAGGAAGAAACCCGGAATTGAAATTAGACGTAAACGGAAGCAAAAAGAATTTTCAAAACGCGGGAGCGGAATATTCGGAATCGCTCCGACATTACGCGAAGATTCTGGATCTTCATTCCGGTAGACGTACGTATCAAGAGGCGATCGATTTTCAGATCAAAAAATGGAAGAATCCGGACAAAACACCATCTGGTAAACTTCTCTGTGAAATATTAAAACGTAATATAGAATTTCGTGATAGAGGAATGGAGCTGGCCCGCGAGAATCGAAGAACACTTTCCTATTTGGAATATTCTCCCGGAACCCTGATGAAGATCGAAAAAGAATCTCTTCGTTCCTTTCAAGAAAAAGAGGAACTCGAGAAGAAGGAAACAAAAACCTGTTTCCCCACAGTGAAACTATGCAATCACTGA
- the clpS gene encoding ATP-dependent Clp protease adapter ClpS, with product MSDIFRFDTEEQTLTKEKVKLKRPSKYRVIILNDDFTPMEFVVWILQVVFHRSRAESQQIMLKAHITGKALCGVYSHDVARTKVIQVQQLAEQHGYPLHCTMEVEEGEEES from the coding sequence ATGAGCGATATCTTTCGATTCGATACGGAGGAGCAAACCCTCACCAAAGAGAAGGTCAAACTCAAACGTCCTTCCAAATACAGAGTCATCATTCTCAACGACGATTTTACTCCGATGGAATTCGTCGTTTGGATTTTACAAGTGGTCTTTCACAGAAGCAGGGCTGAAAGTCAACAGATCATGTTGAAAGCGCACATAACGGGGAAAGCGTTATGCGGCGTTTATTCGCACGACGTTGCGAGGACCAAGGTCATACAAGTTCAACAATTGGCGGAACAACACGGATATCCGCTTCACTGTACGATGGAAGTGGAGGAAGGAGAGGAGGAATCATGA
- the clpA gene encoding ATP-dependent Clp protease ATP-binding subunit ClpA, whose product MILTEEMERTLRLAWEEAKKRRNEFITLEHILLALTYDSVGKEVLGACGADLDRLRKDLTNYLESELESFPESSGDVDPIYTIGVQHVLQLAEFHVQSTRNKKMDGGDVLAALFREDQSNAVYFLGSQDISRLDIVRYISHGIRKDSKNRDKEIIGEDGEKVSDPLKAFCVDLTARAKEGKLDPMVGREDELDRTIHILCRRRKNNPIFVGEAGVGKTSIVEGLAQRVVDGKVPEPLRNLKVYSLDMGLLLAGTKFRGEFEERLKNVVTQITAEDDHVLFIDEIHTIIGAGAVSGGSLDASNLLKPALSSGELRCIGTTTYKEFKTIFEKDHALSRRFQKVEVGEPSISETIEILKGLLDKYESFHKVKYSAPAVEQAAELSARYILDRKLPDKAIDLLDEAGARVRLREGGKKTVTVREIEDLVSKIAKVPSVTVKADDREKLKNLDQDLKAKIYGQETAIDQLVQSIRLSRSGLSEPGKPVGSFLFAGPTGVGKTELTRKLAEILGVELVRFDMSEYMEKHTVSRLIGSPPGYVGFEQGGQLTDAIYRNPHCVLLLDEIEKAHEDIYNILLQIMDHATLTDNNGRKSDFRQVILVMTTNTGARERSTNPVGFANDVLEDRSLKAIEKQFSPEFRNRLTAVIEFASLSQENVTKVVAKQLALLQERLNSKQIELEFQEDVLVYIADKAYTPEFGARPVQRWIDANISKRISEEILFGALKSGGKAKLIAGKEEIEMEFSTGKKS is encoded by the coding sequence ATGATTCTTACGGAAGAAATGGAACGCACACTGAGATTGGCTTGGGAAGAAGCCAAAAAAAGAAGAAACGAATTCATCACATTGGAACATATCCTTTTGGCCTTGACCTATGATTCGGTAGGTAAGGAAGTTTTAGGGGCTTGCGGCGCCGACCTGGATCGTTTGCGCAAGGACTTAACGAATTATCTGGAAAGCGAACTCGAATCCTTTCCGGAATCTTCCGGCGATGTGGATCCGATTTATACGATCGGAGTTCAACACGTTCTTCAACTCGCCGAGTTTCACGTTCAATCTACAAGAAACAAAAAGATGGACGGGGGAGACGTTCTTGCGGCTCTTTTCCGAGAAGATCAATCCAACGCGGTTTACTTTTTAGGTTCTCAAGACATTTCCAGACTGGACATCGTTCGTTATATCTCTCATGGAATTCGTAAGGATTCAAAAAACAGAGATAAGGAAATCATCGGAGAAGACGGCGAAAAAGTTTCCGATCCGCTCAAGGCATTTTGTGTGGATCTTACCGCAAGGGCAAAAGAAGGAAAACTCGATCCAATGGTCGGTCGAGAAGACGAACTCGATCGGACGATTCATATTCTTTGCAGAAGAAGAAAGAACAATCCGATCTTTGTGGGCGAAGCTGGAGTCGGTAAAACCTCCATCGTGGAAGGTCTTGCACAAAGAGTTGTGGACGGAAAGGTTCCGGAACCATTACGAAATTTGAAAGTATATTCTCTGGATATGGGACTTTTGCTCGCTGGAACCAAGTTCAGAGGAGAATTCGAAGAAAGACTGAAGAACGTGGTCACTCAGATCACCGCCGAAGACGATCACGTTTTGTTCATAGACGAGATTCATACGATCATCGGCGCGGGTGCAGTTTCGGGCGGTTCTTTGGACGCTTCCAATCTTTTAAAACCCGCGCTTTCCAGCGGAGAATTGCGTTGTATCGGAACGACCACTTACAAAGAATTCAAAACTATATTCGAAAAAGATCATGCACTTTCCAGAAGATTCCAAAAGGTGGAAGTCGGCGAACCGTCCATCTCGGAAACGATCGAAATCCTAAAAGGTCTTTTGGATAAATATGAATCCTTTCATAAAGTAAAATATTCGGCTCCGGCGGTGGAACAAGCCGCGGAGTTATCGGCGAGATACATTCTCGATAGAAAACTTCCCGACAAGGCGATCGATCTTTTGGACGAGGCGGGTGCGCGCGTTCGTCTCAGAGAAGGCGGTAAAAAAACGGTTACGGTTCGCGAGATCGAGGACTTGGTTTCCAAGATCGCAAAGGTTCCGTCGGTTACCGTGAAAGCGGACGATCGTGAAAAACTCAAAAATCTCGATCAAGATCTAAAGGCTAAGATTTACGGACAAGAAACCGCGATCGATCAGCTCGTTCAGTCGATTCGACTTTCCAGAAGCGGACTTTCCGAGCCCGGTAAACCCGTCGGTTCTTTTCTTTTTGCAGGTCCGACCGGCGTCGGTAAAACGGAACTCACTCGAAAACTCGCGGAGATTCTGGGTGTGGAACTCGTTCGTTTTGATATGAGCGAGTATATGGAAAAACATACCGTTTCTCGTTTGATCGGATCACCTCCGGGTTATGTGGGCTTCGAACAAGGCGGACAACTCACCGATGCGATCTATAGAAATCCGCATTGTGTCCTTCTTTTGGATGAGATCGAAAAAGCGCACGAGGATATTTATAATATTCTTTTGCAGATCATGGATCACGCGACCTTAACGGACAATAACGGAAGAAAATCGGATTTCCGTCAGGTGATTCTCGTGATGACTACGAACACGGGCGCTCGAGAACGTTCCACAAATCCAGTCGGTTTTGCAAACGACGTCTTGGAAGATCGAAGTCTCAAGGCGATTGAAAAACAATTTTCTCCCGAGTTTCGAAATCGATTAACCGCCGTCATCGAGTTCGCTTCTTTGAGCCAGGAAAATGTAACTAAAGTAGTTGCAAAACAGCTTGCCCTCTTGCAGGAACGATTGAATTCTAAACAAATTGAACTAGAGTTTCAGGAAGATGTTCTGGTTTACATCGCGGATAAGGCCTACACTCCCGAGTTCGGCGCAAGACCCGTTCAAAGATGGATCGACGCAAATATCTCGAAAAGAATCTCCGAAGAAATTCTTTTCGGAGCCTTGAAGTCGGGCGGTAAGGCGAAACTGATTGCCGGTAAGGAAGAAATTGAAATGGAATTCTCCACCGGAAAAAAATCCTGA
- the ggt gene encoding gamma-glutamyltransferase, producing MKQITLRIVLILLLFSCREAPLTVEGKSISTDLLVTPSHLRKHTDYFSESKNLMIATDSQEATQAGIEVGKLGGNVVDVVVAASFAISVTRPHSTGLGGGGFLVLYLKDFSEPIAFDFRERAPNAASRNMYKRKPKEDSLLGFRAVGVPGNVAGLVQIQKRYGKLPLKTVIAPAIRLAENGFPVYPDLQSAIQKSSKDMDDEMKSIFLSGGKIPEIKSLLVQKDLAGSLKLIAETGEKEFYHGKIANAITTAMKTNGGLVTAQDLSGFKVIEKKTLKTSYRGYTIYTMPPPSSGVHLLTMLSMVETKPLKETYEKDPVLYYHFLTEVMRRGYADRAILGGDPTFTKIPIDRLLSKKYAEEKVSDFDPKFASSSSSFLKTLNFGLESPQTTHISVMDKDGNSVSTTQSINFRFGASVMAPGTGIVLNDTMDDFSRAPGEPNVYGLIGAEANSILPKKTPLSSMSPTIVFKGKEPFLATGAPGGSYIVNAVLQSLIYNLDLNLTLYESVARGRVHHQFFPDAVFIEKSVNERNVFDGLSSRKHDIRIAPNFAKLFSVKRENGMLYGASDPRGEGATGGL from the coding sequence ATGAAACAAATCACACTTCGTATCGTTCTGATACTTTTACTCTTCTCTTGCAGAGAAGCTCCTCTTACCGTGGAAGGAAAAAGTATTTCCACGGATTTACTCGTAACTCCTTCTCACCTCAGAAAACACACCGATTACTTCAGCGAAAGTAAGAATCTAATGATCGCCACCGATTCTCAGGAAGCGACTCAAGCCGGAATCGAAGTCGGTAAGTTGGGCGGGAATGTCGTGGACGTAGTTGTCGCGGCCTCCTTTGCGATTTCCGTGACAAGACCGCATTCTACCGGGCTCGGAGGCGGCGGATTTCTCGTTCTTTATCTAAAGGATTTTTCGGAACCGATCGCGTTCGATTTTAGGGAAAGGGCGCCTAACGCGGCTTCGAGAAATATGTACAAACGAAAACCGAAAGAGGATTCTCTTCTCGGGTTTAGAGCGGTGGGTGTTCCGGGTAACGTTGCCGGTCTTGTACAAATTCAAAAACGATACGGAAAACTTCCTTTAAAAACCGTGATCGCTCCCGCGATCCGTTTGGCCGAGAATGGGTTTCCGGTTTACCCAGATCTTCAATCTGCGATTCAAAAATCTTCCAAGGACATGGACGATGAGATGAAATCGATCTTTCTTTCGGGAGGAAAGATTCCTGAAATCAAAAGTCTTTTGGTTCAAAAGGATTTGGCGGGTTCTTTAAAATTGATCGCCGAAACCGGAGAGAAAGAATTTTATCACGGAAAGATCGCAAACGCGATTACAACCGCTATGAAAACGAACGGCGGCCTCGTAACCGCGCAGGATCTGAGCGGATTTAAGGTGATCGAAAAGAAAACCTTAAAAACGTCTTATCGCGGTTATACGATTTACACGATGCCTCCTCCTTCTTCGGGGGTTCATCTTCTGACTATGTTGTCCATGGTGGAAACAAAACCTTTGAAGGAAACCTACGAAAAAGATCCGGTCTTATATTATCATTTTCTAACGGAAGTGATGCGTAGAGGTTATGCGGATCGTGCGATTCTCGGAGGAGACCCTACATTTACAAAGATTCCCATCGATCGACTTCTTTCCAAAAAATACGCGGAAGAAAAAGTTTCCGATTTTGATCCAAAGTTCGCTTCGAGCAGTTCTTCTTTTTTGAAAACCTTGAACTTCGGTTTGGAATCTCCTCAGACCACACATATTTCCGTGATGGATAAGGATGGAAATTCCGTTTCGACGACTCAATCGATCAACTTTCGTTTCGGCGCATCCGTAATGGCTCCCGGAACGGGAATCGTTCTCAACGATACGATGGACGATTTCAGCCGCGCCCCCGGAGAACCGAACGTATACGGTTTGATCGGCGCGGAAGCGAATTCCATTCTTCCTAAAAAAACTCCTTTGAGCAGTATGTCTCCGACGATCGTCTTTAAAGGAAAAGAACCCTTTCTGGCAACGGGAGCGCCGGGAGGTTCTTATATCGTCAACGCGGTCTTACAATCCTTGATCTACAATCTGGATCTGAATCTTACCTTATACGAATCCGTAGCAAGGGGAAGGGTTCATCATCAATTTTTTCCGGACGCGGTCTTTATCGAAAAATCGGTAAACGAAAGAAACGTCTTTGACGGTCTTTCTTCCCGGAAGCACGATATTCGAATCGCTCCGAACTTTGCGAAACTATTCTCCGTCAAAAGAGAGAATGGAATGCTCTACGGGGCTTCCGATCCACGTGGAGAAGGGGCCACAGGCGGACTTTGA
- a CDS encoding AAA domain-containing protein, which yields MKEQKFSDSISELEFVRSELEREKKEEDSLFSKDWLSRPLQDRVKLGITLHPLVYEEQSLGREGSWILTFRFPDQEEYPAKFQSGAPVQIGKGEDRIRAVLVSLHKERIRISVEEVPEWTEEGKCFLDLLPDETSYKEMFHALDVVSSATKGTRLYVNRELLLGYGKPDPIHIRETDRSRILGRMTPSLNDSQKNAVLHCVLSEDVSIIHGPPGTGKTTTLTEIVNQIVAEDKKVLVSAPTHSACDLLVESISAKGISVLRLGHPARISEAALHSTLDYKLFHHPDGKLLSDYRRDVVEISKQAKKFKRNFGEKEREERKNLFAEVKELKKTIRSMEKGLIDSLISSHPVIVSTPVASARSVLEDRTFDFCVLDESSQALEPAFWIPILKSDRAILAGDHKQLPPTLFSDRNSLELTLFEKAAERLSQSGRVFLLDTQYRMKDEIASFPSKEFYSNLLKSGRPQNERASNFSEAFPFPKSFQWIDTAGTDSEEVSVDDSLTNPYEADLQIGLCSILQVNGWPQEEITILSPYRAQVRLISEKLKEAGFSKVGVSTIDSFQGRENRCILLGFVRSNSEGRSGFLKESRRINVGMTRARDLLLCVGDSSTLSEDPFLSKLIRFAEDEDVFRTAWEFSDP from the coding sequence TTGAAGGAACAAAAATTCTCCGACTCGATTTCCGAGTTGGAGTTCGTTCGATCCGAACTCGAAAGAGAAAAGAAAGAAGAAGATTCTCTTTTTTCCAAAGACTGGTTGTCGCGTCCTCTTCAAGATCGAGTTAAACTCGGAATCACCTTACATCCGTTAGTTTATGAAGAACAATCCCTCGGCCGAGAAGGAAGTTGGATTCTAACCTTTCGTTTTCCGGATCAGGAAGAATATCCGGCAAAGTTTCAATCGGGCGCACCGGTTCAGATCGGCAAAGGTGAGGATCGAATTCGAGCCGTTTTGGTTTCCCTTCATAAGGAAAGAATTCGGATCTCCGTCGAAGAGGTTCCGGAATGGACGGAGGAAGGAAAGTGTTTTCTCGATCTTCTTCCCGATGAAACCTCTTATAAGGAAATGTTTCACGCGTTAGACGTCGTTTCCTCCGCCACGAAAGGAACTCGTTTATACGTAAACCGAGAACTTCTGTTAGGTTATGGAAAACCCGATCCGATTCACATTCGCGAAACCGATCGTTCTCGAATTTTGGGAAGAATGACCCCAAGTCTAAACGATTCTCAAAAGAATGCAGTTCTGCATTGTGTTCTTTCCGAGGATGTTTCTATCATTCACGGACCTCCGGGCACCGGAAAGACGACTACGTTAACCGAAATTGTGAATCAAATCGTAGCGGAGGACAAAAAGGTTCTCGTATCCGCACCCACACATTCCGCTTGCGATCTTCTTGTGGAATCGATTTCCGCAAAAGGAATTTCCGTTTTGAGACTCGGTCATCCCGCGAGGATCAGTGAAGCCGCTTTGCATTCTACCTTGGATTATAAACTTTTTCATCATCCCGATGGCAAATTGTTAAGCGACTACAGAAGGGACGTGGTCGAAATTTCGAAACAAGCCAAAAAGTTTAAAAGGAACTTCGGCGAAAAAGAAAGAGAGGAAAGAAAGAATCTTTTTGCAGAAGTAAAAGAACTTAAAAAGACCATTCGCTCCATGGAAAAGGGTCTGATCGACAGTTTGATTTCCTCACATCCGGTGATCGTTTCCACGCCGGTGGCTTCCGCTCGTTCCGTATTGGAAGACAGGACCTTCGACTTTTGTGTGTTAGACGAATCTTCTCAAGCGCTTGAACCCGCGTTTTGGATTCCGATTTTAAAATCGGATCGAGCGATCTTGGCGGGGGATCATAAACAGTTGCCTCCGACCTTGTTTTCGGATAGGAATTCTCTTGAGCTGACCCTTTTTGAAAAGGCCGCGGAAAGGTTAAGTCAATCGGGTCGCGTTTTTCTACTCGATACCCAGTATAGAATGAAGGACGAGATCGCTTCGTTTCCGTCGAAGGAATTCTATTCTAATCTTTTAAAATCGGGTCGTCCTCAAAACGAAAGAGCCTCGAATTTTTCGGAAGCGTTTCCGTTTCCAAAGTCGTTTCAATGGATCGATACCGCGGGAACCGACAGCGAAGAAGTTTCCGTGGACGACAGTCTCACCAATCCTTACGAGGCGGATTTACAAATCGGTCTTTGTTCCATTTTACAAGTGAACGGTTGGCCCCAAGAGGAAATCACGATTCTTTCTCCATACCGCGCGCAGGTTCGACTGATTTCCGAAAAGTTAAAGGAAGCGGGTTTTTCAAAGGTCGGAGTTTCGACGATCGATTCATTTCAGGGAAGGGAGAATCGTTGTATTCTTCTCGGATTTGTTCGTTCCAATTCGGAAGGTCGTTCCGGATTTTTAAAAGAGTCTAGAAGGATCAATGTGGGAATGACCAGAGCCAGAGATCTTTTACTTTGTGTCGGGGATAGTTCCACTTTGTCGGAAGATCCATTTTTATCGAAGTTGATTCGTTTTGCGGAAGACGAGGACGTTTTTCGAACGGCATGGGAATTTAGCGACCCATAG
- a CDS encoding GNAT family N-acetyltransferase has translation MSSHSSTGIRVEFLDSVSSISKEEWNRISDRQSPFLEYDFLRSLEISRCIGSSTSWIQKYCVLWKEDRFSAAIPLFLKFDSYGEYIFDFQWAQFFAKSGLNYYPKGLVAVPFTPATGKRILHDERLTLKEVCSYLVPELLRFCEREGLSGVHFLFLEKEESEILSEYGFATRLSHQYHWINAGYSTFDDYLGAMKSKKRMQIKREREIVRSYGLDIRVLEGNEISSADQKAIWNFYSDTHSRKWGSAYLNQTFFDSIFETFSDRIVLVIAYRDGNPIAGTFNLRKGDFLYGRYWGCVEYYSHLHFECCFYQLIDYAIRKKIRVFEAGAQGEHKFLRGFPAVPTYSSHMIFHPGARNAIERFLKEERLHMQEMIHETNEHSPLKEVQTNAFFSNGTSGISKTFGASSEDRENCES, from the coding sequence ATGTCTTCTCATTCTTCGACCGGCATCCGAGTTGAGTTTTTAGATTCCGTCTCCTCGATTTCCAAGGAAGAATGGAATCGCATATCCGATCGCCAAAGTCCGTTTTTAGAATACGATTTTCTCCGATCATTGGAGATTTCTCGCTGTATCGGTTCTTCCACTTCTTGGATTCAAAAATACTGCGTTCTTTGGAAAGAGGATCGTTTCAGCGCGGCGATTCCATTGTTTCTAAAATTCGATTCTTACGGAGAATACATCTTCGATTTTCAGTGGGCTCAATTCTTCGCGAAGTCCGGTCTGAATTATTATCCTAAGGGTTTGGTCGCCGTTCCATTTACACCCGCCACGGGAAAAAGAATTCTACACGATGAACGTCTAACGTTAAAAGAAGTTTGTTCTTATCTTGTTCCCGAATTGCTTCGTTTTTGCGAGAGGGAAGGTTTGTCCGGAGTTCATTTTTTATTTTTGGAAAAGGAAGAATCCGAAATTCTTTCCGAATACGGATTTGCGACAAGGCTTTCGCATCAATATCACTGGATCAACGCGGGCTATTCAACCTTCGACGATTATCTCGGAGCGATGAAATCCAAAAAAAGAATGCAGATCAAAAGAGAACGGGAAATCGTTCGAAGTTACGGACTAGACATTCGAGTTTTGGAAGGGAATGAAATTTCATCCGCCGATCAAAAAGCGATCTGGAATTTTTATTCCGATACACATTCTCGGAAATGGGGTTCTGCGTATTTGAACCAAACCTTTTTCGATTCCATCTTCGAAACGTTCTCCGATCGGATCGTTCTTGTAATCGCGTATCGGGACGGAAATCCGATCGCGGGAACATTCAATCTTCGGAAAGGTGATTTTTTATACGGAAGATATTGGGGTTGTGTGGAATACTATTCTCACCTTCATTTTGAATGTTGTTTTTATCAGTTGATCGATTACGCGATTCGGAAAAAAATCCGCGTCTTCGAGGCGGGAGCTCAGGGAGAACATAAATTTCTGCGAGGTTTTCCCGCCGTTCCCACATACAGTTCTCATATGATTTTTCATCCCGGTGCGAGAAATGCGATTGAACGTTTCCTCAAAGAGGAAAGACTGCACATGCAGGAAATGATCCACGAAACTAACGAACATTCTCCCTTAAAGGAAGTTCAAACAAACGCTTTTTTTTCAAACGGAACTTCCGGAATTTCTAAAACTTTCGGAGCCTCGTCCGAGGATCGGGAGAATTGCGAATCATGA
- a CDS encoding NrsF family protein → MPRKDETTESLIQRMAEETPTRKYDRNWFAILGPVFAVILSLYLLSLFPLTSRLIHIPTLFPDFLWITLIASYSFWILSQLRFPEESFTKAARFPLLLAFLWILYSVGMFAWDLIADHEIHTHIGRCWLILFLTSLLLAGSGILILRMGKPGNPVLAAAVLSVFSLALANFCLKFVCSDQSSFHILVSHVFSSLGFFGFGFFLFKNILKW, encoded by the coding sequence ATGCCTCGTAAAGATGAAACAACCGAATCCTTGATTCAAAGAATGGCCGAAGAAACTCCGACTCGAAAGTATGATCGGAATTGGTTCGCGATTTTAGGTCCGGTCTTTGCGGTCATTCTTTCTTTGTATCTTCTTTCCTTGTTTCCGCTCACAAGCCGTTTGATTCATATTCCGACTTTGTTTCCCGATTTTCTTTGGATCACTCTGATCGCATCGTATTCGTTTTGGATTTTATCTCAGTTGCGTTTTCCGGAAGAATCGTTTACCAAGGCGGCTCGTTTCCCTCTTCTTCTGGCGTTTCTTTGGATTCTTTATTCCGTGGGAATGTTCGCTTGGGACCTGATCGCGGATCACGAAATCCATACCCATATCGGTAGATGTTGGCTGATTCTTTTTCTTACGAGTCTTCTTTTGGCCGGAAGCGGAATTTTAATCTTGAGAATGGGCAAACCGGGAAATCCGGTTTTAGCGGCCGCGGTACTTTCCGTATTCAGTCTGGCTCTTGCGAACTTCTGTTTGAAATTCGTTTGTAGCGATCAATCTTCGTTTCATATTCTTGTCTCTCACGTCTTTTCAAGTCTTGGATTTTTCGGCTTTGGCTTTTTTCTATTTAAGAATATTTTGAAATGGTGA